From a region of the Mycobacteroides saopaulense genome:
- a CDS encoding DoxX family protein produces the protein MTGRLLANPKVLATLAAMQAADAAVCIGPIGPVKASLEKVGLPQRIWWVLPVVKSASAVGLAGGIRWPALGRLTAFMLTVYFTLAVGAHLRAHDKMVNAVPAASLLALFATLAGKGFEQSGAGRA, from the coding sequence ATGACCGGGCGGCTTTTGGCGAATCCGAAGGTATTGGCCACGTTGGCGGCGATGCAAGCAGCAGATGCCGCGGTGTGTATCGGCCCGATTGGGCCCGTCAAGGCGTCCCTGGAGAAAGTGGGTTTGCCGCAACGGATCTGGTGGGTTCTCCCGGTGGTCAAGTCCGCATCGGCGGTCGGCCTGGCCGGCGGCATCCGGTGGCCCGCGCTGGGACGATTGACGGCGTTCATGCTGACCGTCTACTTCACGCTGGCGGTCGGTGCTCACCTCCGTGCACACGACAAGATGGTCAATGCGGTGCCCGCAGCGAGCCTGCTGGCCTTGTTCGCGACGCTGGCCGGCAAGGGGTTCGAGCAATCGGGGGCCGGGCGGGCCTAG
- a CDS encoding LysR family transcriptional regulator — translation MADGDYEWYITLAELHNVTAAADQLQLAQPTLTRMLARLERRLGVQLFDRHGKRLTLNPFGRIFYQHARRAQMELDSARRAIDDLANPAEGEIRLGFLHTFGPALVAGLIAGFAATSPHVRFVLEQGAAGSLDDLVANGDLDVAIVSPRPRRANLGWRNLFRQRLGVAVPTDHRLAQAEDVSMSALADEPFIGMHQGFGMRRLLEELCAAAQFQPRIVLESSDLTTVAGLVAAGLGIAVLPVDATTYPPDLRMLRLIDADAHRDVGIIWSSAQPLSRPVRDFISHAVAST, via the coding sequence ATGGCCGACGGCGACTACGAGTGGTACATCACACTCGCCGAACTCCACAACGTCACCGCCGCCGCCGATCAGCTCCAGCTCGCGCAGCCGACGCTCACCCGAATGCTCGCCCGCTTGGAGCGCCGGCTGGGCGTGCAGCTGTTCGATCGGCACGGCAAGCGGCTCACCCTGAATCCGTTCGGGCGGATCTTCTACCAGCACGCCCGCCGCGCCCAGATGGAGCTCGATTCCGCCCGCCGGGCCATCGACGACCTGGCCAATCCCGCTGAGGGGGAAATCCGGCTCGGGTTTCTGCACACCTTCGGCCCGGCGTTGGTCGCCGGTCTCATCGCGGGATTCGCCGCGACGTCGCCCCATGTGCGATTCGTGCTGGAGCAGGGTGCTGCGGGCAGCCTCGATGATCTGGTCGCCAACGGCGATCTGGACGTGGCAATCGTCTCTCCGCGTCCACGTCGCGCAAATCTCGGGTGGCGCAACCTCTTCCGGCAGCGCCTCGGTGTCGCAGTCCCCACCGACCATCGACTGGCACAGGCCGAAGACGTGTCGATGTCCGCTCTGGCCGACGAGCCCTTCATCGGGATGCACCAGGGATTCGGTATGCGGCGCCTGCTCGAAGAACTGTGCGCGGCTGCGCAATTCCAGCCGCGCATCGTGCTGGAATCGAGCGATCTGACCACGGTGGCGGGCCTGGTGGCAGCCGGCCTGGGCATCGCGGTACTCCCCGTGGACGCCACCACCTACCCGCCCGATCTCAGAATGCTGCGCCTCATCGACGCCGACGCGCACCGGGACGTCGGCATCATCTGGAGTTCCGCGCAGCCGCTTTCGCGCCCGGTCCGAGATTTCATATCCCACGCCGTCGCGTCGACGTAG
- a CDS encoding NfeD family protein, which yields MPIVWLVAGILLAAAELMTGDMFLLMLGASALVTAGAGWAFDMPLWGEGLVFVISAVVLLVGVRPALRKRLTAGPILHTNAKALEGKSAIVIEPVDDLHGLIRLGGEMWSARSLEKSGRFEQGETVTVVQIDGATAVVEKI from the coding sequence ATGCCGATTGTGTGGCTCGTCGCAGGCATCCTGCTCGCGGCCGCCGAGCTGATGACAGGGGACATGTTCCTGTTGATGCTCGGCGCCTCGGCCCTGGTCACGGCCGGTGCCGGCTGGGCGTTCGATATGCCGCTGTGGGGCGAGGGGCTGGTGTTCGTGATCAGTGCGGTGGTGCTGCTGGTCGGTGTGCGGCCGGCTCTGCGGAAACGTCTGACTGCGGGCCCGATCCTGCACACCAACGCCAAGGCGCTGGAGGGTAAGAGCGCCATCGTGATTGAACCCGTCGACGACCTGCACGGGCTGATTCGCCTGGGAGGCGAGATGTGGTCGGCCCGCAGCCTGGAGAAATCGGGACGATTCGAGCAGGGTGAGACGGTGACGGTTGTTCAAATCGACGGTGCCACGGCGGTTGTCGAGAAGATCTAG
- a CDS encoding DoxX family protein: MSNDAFVSPRVLALLGTFQAVDAALCVQPIPYVAKCLDDVHFPRQSRWIFAPIKAAAAVGLLGGVRFPALAKLTLVMLTLYFSLAVGAHLRVRDIGLNAVSASTLLATYGVLAARGLTAKPS, encoded by the coding sequence ATGAGCAATGACGCTTTCGTATCTCCCAGAGTTCTCGCATTATTGGGAACATTCCAGGCTGTCGACGCGGCCCTCTGTGTCCAGCCGATTCCCTATGTGGCCAAATGTCTTGACGATGTGCACTTCCCGCGACAGAGCCGATGGATCTTCGCGCCGATCAAAGCCGCGGCCGCGGTGGGGCTGTTGGGTGGTGTGCGTTTCCCCGCGTTGGCCAAGCTGACCCTGGTCATGCTCACGCTCTACTTCAGCCTGGCCGTCGGCGCCCACCTGCGGGTGCGTGATATCGGCCTGAATGCGGTGTCGGCATCGACGCTGCTGGCCACCTACGGTGTCCTGGCAGCCAGGGGATTGACGGCCAAACCATCATGA
- the scpA gene encoding methylmalonyl-CoA mutase, which translates to MTDLTDRSVSETVLGSFADVPLHGDRVAAAPDAAAVDAAVAAAADAHGYAPEQLDWETPEAITVKPIYTAADREAVRSEGYPLDTFPGQVPFLRGPYPTMYVNQPWTIRQYAGFSTAAESNAFYRRNLAAGQKGLSVAFDLATHRGYDSDHPRVQGDVGMAGVAIDSILDMRQLFDGIDLGSVSVSMTMNGAVLPILALYVVAAEEQGVGTEKLAGTIQNDILKEFMVRNTYIYPPKPSMRIISDIFAYTSAKMPKFNSISISGYHIQEAGATADLELAYTLADGVEYIKAGLEGGLDIDVFAPRLSFFWAIGMNFFMEVAKLRAGRLLWSELVAQFDPKSAKSQSLRTHSQTSGWSLTAQDVFNNVARTCIEAMAATQGHTQSLHTNALDEALALPTDFSARIARNTQLLIQQESGTCRPIDPWGGSYYVEWLTHQLASRAREHIREVTEAGGMAQAIDQGIPKLRIEEAAARTQARIDSGRQPVIGVNKYQVAEDQQIEVLKVENSRVRAEQLAKLEQLRADRDNDAVQAALAELTRAAADSSRAGEDGLGNNLMALAIEAARHKATVGEISDALEKVYGRHQAEIRTISGVYRDEVGRDGAVSSVTQATELVQKFADADGRRPRVLVAKMGQDGHDRGQKVIATAFADIGFDVDVGPLFQTPEEVARQAADNDVHVVGVSSLAAGHLTLVPALREALAEVGRPDIMIVVGGVIPPGDFEELYEAGAAAIFPPGTVIAEAAIGLLHKLAERLGYVLT; encoded by the coding sequence ATGACTGACCTCACGGATCGTTCTGTGTCCGAGACCGTCCTGGGCAGCTTCGCCGATGTGCCGCTGCACGGTGATCGGGTGGCGGCGGCACCTGATGCCGCCGCCGTCGACGCCGCGGTGGCGGCAGCGGCCGATGCGCACGGATATGCGCCCGAGCAGCTTGATTGGGAAACGCCTGAGGCGATCACCGTCAAGCCGATCTACACGGCCGCCGACCGCGAGGCTGTCCGCAGCGAGGGATACCCGCTCGACACATTCCCCGGTCAGGTGCCCTTCCTGCGTGGCCCATACCCGACGATGTACGTCAACCAGCCATGGACCATCCGCCAGTACGCGGGCTTTTCCACGGCTGCCGAATCCAATGCGTTCTACCGCCGCAACCTTGCCGCCGGTCAAAAGGGTCTGTCGGTGGCCTTCGACCTGGCGACCCACCGCGGGTACGACTCGGATCATCCGCGTGTGCAGGGTGACGTCGGCATGGCCGGTGTCGCCATCGACTCGATCCTCGACATGCGCCAGCTCTTCGACGGGATCGATCTGGGCTCGGTCTCGGTGTCGATGACCATGAACGGCGCCGTGCTACCCATCTTGGCGCTGTACGTAGTGGCCGCCGAGGAGCAAGGTGTCGGTACCGAGAAGCTGGCCGGGACCATCCAGAACGACATCCTCAAAGAGTTCATGGTCCGCAACACATACATCTATCCGCCGAAGCCCTCGATGCGGATCATCTCGGACATCTTCGCCTACACCAGCGCGAAGATGCCGAAGTTCAACTCGATCTCGATTTCGGGCTATCACATCCAAGAAGCCGGTGCCACAGCTGATCTGGAGCTGGCCTACACCCTGGCCGACGGTGTCGAGTACATCAAGGCGGGGTTGGAGGGTGGCCTGGACATCGACGTGTTCGCCCCTCGGCTGTCCTTCTTCTGGGCCATCGGCATGAACTTCTTCATGGAGGTGGCCAAACTGCGGGCCGGGCGGCTGCTCTGGAGCGAGCTGGTGGCACAGTTTGATCCGAAGAGTGCCAAATCGCAGTCCCTGCGCACACATTCGCAGACCTCCGGCTGGTCGTTGACTGCGCAGGATGTGTTCAACAACGTGGCTCGCACGTGCATCGAGGCGATGGCCGCGACCCAGGGGCACACCCAGTCGCTGCACACCAACGCTCTCGACGAGGCGCTGGCGCTGCCCACCGATTTCTCGGCGCGCATCGCCCGTAATACTCAGCTGCTCATCCAGCAGGAGTCGGGTACCTGCCGTCCGATCGACCCCTGGGGCGGTTCCTACTACGTGGAATGGCTGACTCATCAGCTTGCTTCCCGTGCACGCGAGCACATCAGGGAGGTGACCGAGGCCGGCGGTATGGCGCAGGCGATCGACCAGGGCATCCCGAAACTGCGCATCGAGGAGGCCGCCGCGCGTACGCAGGCGCGCATCGATTCCGGTCGTCAGCCTGTGATCGGCGTCAACAAGTATCAGGTCGCCGAGGATCAGCAGATCGAGGTCCTCAAGGTCGAGAACTCGCGGGTGCGTGCCGAGCAGTTGGCCAAGTTGGAGCAGCTGCGCGCCGATCGCGACAACGATGCCGTGCAGGCCGCCTTGGCCGAGTTGACCCGGGCTGCAGCCGATTCCAGCCGTGCCGGCGAAGACGGGTTGGGCAACAACCTGATGGCGCTGGCCATCGAGGCCGCCCGACACAAGGCGACCGTCGGAGAGATCTCCGACGCGCTGGAGAAGGTCTACGGGCGGCACCAGGCCGAAATCCGTACCATCAGCGGGGTATACCGCGACGAGGTGGGAAGGGACGGCGCCGTTAGCAGCGTGACGCAAGCGACCGAGCTCGTGCAGAAGTTCGCCGACGCCGATGGCCGCCGGCCCCGCGTCCTCGTCGCCAAGATGGGCCAGGACGGGCACGATCGCGGACAGAAGGTGATCGCAACGGCCTTCGCCGATATCGGTTTCGATGTCGACGTGGGCCCGCTGTTCCAGACTCCCGAGGAGGTCGCGCGCCAGGCTGCCGACAACGACGTGCACGTGGTTGGTGTGTCGTCACTGGCAGCGGGCCACCTCACCTTGGTGCCCGCGCTGCGTGAGGCTCTGGCAGAGGTGGGGCGCCCAGACATCATGATCGTCGTGGGCGGCGTCATTCCTCCCGGAGATTTCGAGGAGCTGTACGAGGCGGGTGCCGCGGCCATCTTCCCGCCGGGAACGGTGATCGCCGAGGCGGCGATTGGCTTGCTGCATAAGCTGGCTGAGCGGCTTGGGTACGTCCTGACCTGA
- the mutA gene encoding methylmalonyl-CoA mutase small subunit: MTVEVPEIRHDFARWQKDVAGVLAKTTRKAVEDLPADPERLLDSPTYDGVAIRPLYTALDELPEPSLPGQWPFVRGGDPQRDVNSGWKVAERFDGAGDPALLNEAILDALGQGASAIVLTDLRPEAVGRALQGVYLDLAPIQVEAAAELTAVAEAIFAVLDAHEGSAEGVVVDLGADPLGSAFAERPGVSVDDAVALAERASARIEQIHAITVDGTIAHELGASDSQELAVAVAAGVAYLRLLQNGGLSIAEALRQISFRFAATDDQFLSIAKFRAARVLWARVAEVAGAPNDGGALMHAVTSEPMMAQRDPWVNMLRTTLAAFGAGVGGADSVRVRQFDDAIAGGLDSVSPAFSARIARNTQLLLLEESHVGRVLDPGGGSWFIEDLTETLAQQAWSLFAEIERAGGFEAAADLIRDRVAATRAKRADDIAHRRTSVTGVNEFPNLGEAPLPPHPAGAYRYAADFEALRDRSDAFLAASGARPTALLIPLGPLAEHNVRTTFASNLLASGGIETVNPGVLDAETVAGAVTDAGARLAVICGTDGRYGAEAAAVVDAARAAGITDIYLAGPEKAVAEVAESSRPDGYLTMKINAVEALSAMLTKLGA, from the coding sequence GTGACTGTTGAGGTGCCCGAAATTCGGCATGACTTCGCCAGATGGCAGAAGGATGTCGCCGGGGTGTTGGCGAAGACCACCCGCAAGGCGGTCGAAGATCTGCCTGCGGATCCCGAACGCCTGCTCGACTCGCCCACGTATGACGGGGTTGCGATCCGGCCCTTGTACACGGCGCTGGACGAGCTACCCGAGCCGTCGCTGCCCGGCCAATGGCCGTTTGTGCGCGGTGGTGATCCGCAGCGGGACGTGAACAGTGGATGGAAGGTCGCCGAGCGCTTCGACGGCGCGGGCGATCCGGCGCTGCTGAACGAGGCCATCCTCGACGCGCTGGGACAGGGAGCCAGCGCCATCGTGCTGACGGATCTTCGTCCCGAGGCGGTCGGCCGTGCCCTGCAGGGTGTTTACCTGGACCTGGCGCCCATTCAGGTGGAGGCGGCTGCCGAGCTCACCGCGGTGGCCGAGGCGATATTCGCAGTCTTGGACGCCCATGAGGGCAGCGCCGAGGGCGTCGTCGTGGACCTGGGCGCCGATCCGCTCGGCAGCGCGTTCGCCGAGCGCCCGGGCGTGTCGGTGGATGACGCGGTGGCGTTGGCCGAGCGCGCAAGCGCACGGATCGAGCAGATTCACGCGATCACCGTCGACGGCACGATCGCTCACGAACTGGGCGCCAGCGACAGTCAAGAACTCGCGGTTGCAGTCGCTGCGGGAGTCGCCTATCTCCGACTGCTGCAGAACGGCGGTTTGAGTATCGCAGAGGCGTTGCGGCAGATCAGCTTCCGCTTCGCCGCTACCGATGACCAGTTCCTGTCGATCGCCAAGTTCCGCGCGGCGCGGGTGCTCTGGGCCCGGGTGGCGGAGGTGGCGGGCGCCCCCAACGACGGTGGCGCCCTGATGCACGCGGTGACTTCCGAACCGATGATGGCCCAACGTGATCCGTGGGTGAACATGCTGCGCACCACACTGGCCGCCTTTGGTGCCGGGGTCGGCGGCGCGGACAGCGTACGGGTGCGGCAGTTCGATGACGCCATCGCGGGCGGATTGGATTCGGTATCCCCGGCGTTCTCGGCGCGTATCGCCCGAAACACGCAACTGCTGCTCCTCGAGGAATCTCATGTCGGTCGGGTGCTCGACCCGGGTGGCGGATCCTGGTTCATCGAGGACCTGACGGAAACCCTTGCGCAGCAGGCATGGTCGTTGTTCGCCGAGATCGAGCGCGCGGGCGGATTCGAGGCGGCGGCCGATCTCATTCGTGACCGTGTGGCGGCGACGCGCGCCAAGCGCGCTGACGACATCGCGCATCGGCGTACCTCGGTGACGGGGGTGAACGAGTTTCCGAACCTGGGGGAGGCGCCATTGCCGCCGCACCCCGCCGGGGCGTACAGGTATGCGGCGGACTTCGAGGCTCTTCGGGACCGCTCGGACGCATTTCTGGCTGCCTCGGGTGCGCGTCCGACGGCGCTGCTGATCCCATTGGGTCCGTTGGCCGAGCACAACGTGCGCACCACATTCGCGTCGAATCTGCTGGCCTCCGGCGGTATCGAGACCGTCAATCCCGGTGTGCTTGACGCAGAGACGGTGGCCGGTGCGGTGACCGATGCGGGGGCACGCCTCGCCGTCATCTGTGGAACCGATGGCCGATACGGTGCCGAGGCGGCCGCGGTTGTCGATGCGGCCCGGGCCGCGGGCATCACCGACATCTACCTCGCGGGGCCAGAGAAGGCAGTCGCTGAGGTCGCGGAGTCGTCACGCCCCGACGGTTATCTGACCATGAAAATCAATGCTGTCGAAGCGCTTTCGGCCATGCTGACCAAGTTGGGGGCGTGA
- a CDS encoding putative nucleotidyltransferase substrate binding domain-containing protein, translating to MSADVPPENGIAHAIAQIDAATDESAFCAAVGAARMVIALEIRARTPEATLAAAWSVALQRSIDTAARLVADGTNPGWTWFVSGSVARGEAAPGSDIETLLAVDDEVDAAGKTHLMELAARVHAMLERSGIGSDANGVLASRGRFCRRAANWFEGIERWCANPPEDRGVVMVGLMADSQGIGTGSSLPDNALRSENADCAHHHYPIRLAMLQDAVAVRAGFPSRLKIFATQSDTVDLKIAAIDPVVKIARWAALSAGSDALATTDRLDVASAARILDPDDASTLRDCFGWLLRFRWRSRAGAWQDGQHMSDTISLSALAPQERAVLRTIAREIAGIRRKLIYLSSTSSFR from the coding sequence ATGTCCGCTGACGTGCCGCCCGAGAACGGGATCGCCCACGCCATCGCACAGATCGATGCCGCTACGGACGAATCTGCATTCTGCGCGGCGGTGGGCGCGGCACGCATGGTGATAGCCCTGGAGATACGGGCGCGTACACCTGAGGCGACTCTGGCCGCCGCCTGGTCAGTGGCATTGCAGCGCAGCATTGACACGGCGGCACGACTCGTCGCCGACGGGACGAACCCGGGCTGGACCTGGTTTGTCTCGGGAAGCGTGGCCCGCGGTGAGGCGGCTCCCGGCTCCGACATCGAGACCCTGCTCGCCGTCGACGACGAGGTCGATGCCGCCGGGAAGACCCACCTCATGGAGCTCGCGGCGCGCGTGCACGCGATGCTCGAACGCAGTGGCATCGGCAGTGACGCCAACGGAGTTCTCGCGAGCCGCGGCCGCTTCTGCCGCCGGGCCGCCAATTGGTTCGAGGGCATCGAACGGTGGTGCGCCAACCCGCCGGAGGATCGCGGAGTGGTGATGGTGGGCCTGATGGCAGATTCCCAAGGGATCGGCACCGGATCGTCGTTGCCTGACAACGCTCTTCGTAGCGAGAATGCAGACTGTGCACACCACCACTACCCCATCAGGCTGGCGATGCTTCAGGATGCGGTGGCTGTGCGCGCCGGATTTCCCTCGCGGTTGAAGATATTCGCGACGCAATCGGACACCGTCGATCTCAAGATCGCGGCGATCGATCCCGTGGTCAAGATCGCTCGCTGGGCTGCCTTGTCGGCGGGTTCAGACGCTCTCGCGACAACGGATCGACTGGATGTGGCGTCCGCGGCCCGGATTCTGGACCCGGATGATGCCTCGACGCTGCGAGATTGCTTCGGATGGCTGCTGCGGTTCCGGTGGCGCTCCCGGGCCGGCGCCTGGCAGGACGGGCAGCACATGTCCGACACCATCTCGCTCTCCGCCCTGGCACCGCAAGAGCGTGCGGTGCTGCGCACCATCGCCCGGGAGATCGCCGGCATCCGGCGCAAGCTGATCTACCTGTCCTCGACCTCCTCATTTAGATAA
- a CDS encoding TVP38/TMEM64 family protein codes for MGFRQIWGTGVAALRRLPRRQLLWTGVAVLIVLAAARFVPVPTAIQMRDWARELGPWFPLAFLAAHTIVTVLPFPRTAFTLAAGLLFGTQLGVLLAVVASTASAVLALWTVRALGWKLAALHHRPAVKKVDDQLRLRGWIAVMSMRLIPAVPFSVLNYAAGASAVRVMPYTLATFVGLLPGTLAVVVLGDALTGHISPTLFAVSLVTSVVGVLGILYEIRRYKRIHTEIADAEPSDEPERVGG; via the coding sequence ATGGGGTTCCGGCAGATCTGGGGTACGGGGGTCGCGGCATTGCGCCGACTCCCGCGGCGTCAGCTGCTGTGGACCGGTGTCGCCGTGCTCATCGTGCTCGCGGCCGCGCGATTCGTACCGGTGCCCACGGCCATCCAGATGCGCGATTGGGCGCGTGAGCTCGGCCCATGGTTCCCGCTGGCCTTCCTGGCCGCCCACACGATCGTGACGGTGCTGCCCTTCCCACGCACCGCCTTCACCCTGGCAGCCGGGCTGCTGTTCGGCACCCAGCTCGGCGTGCTGCTCGCGGTCGTCGCAAGTACGGCGAGTGCCGTCTTGGCGCTATGGACGGTACGCGCACTGGGATGGAAGCTGGCTGCGCTGCATCATCGGCCCGCGGTCAAGAAGGTCGATGACCAATTGCGCCTACGTGGATGGATCGCGGTGATGTCGATGCGGCTCATCCCGGCGGTGCCGTTCTCGGTCCTCAACTACGCCGCGGGAGCCTCTGCCGTGCGGGTCATGCCGTATACGTTGGCCACCTTTGTGGGCCTGCTGCCGGGCACCCTCGCAGTCGTGGTCCTCGGTGACGCGCTCACCGGACACATCAGCCCGACGCTGTTCGCGGTTTCTTTGGTCACCTCGGTGGTCGGCGTGCTGGGCATCCTCTACGAGATCCGGCGCTACAAGCGCATCCACACCGAGATCGCCGATGCCGAACCCTCGGACGAACCAGAGCGAGTGGGCGGCTAG
- a CDS encoding SPFH domain-containing protein, whose product MGVAAGAFVLIVLIILGVTIVLKSVALVPQAEAAVIERLGRYSKTVSGQLTILVPFVDRIRAKVDLRERVVSFPPQPVITEDNLTVNIDTVVYFQVTNPQAAVYEISNYIVGVEQLTTTTLRNVVGGMTLEQTLTSRDQINGQLRGVLDEATGRWGLRVARVELRSIDPPPSVQESMEKQMKADREKRAMILNAEGVREASIKQAEGAKQSQILAAEGAKQAAILSAEADRQSRILRAEGERAAQYLQAQGQAKAIEKVFAAVKSGKPTPELLAYQYLQTLPKMAQGEANKVWLIPSDFGSALQGFTKLLGAPGSDGVFRYEPSPVDETSERPEDDSDEVAGWFETKTTPEVAAALAEAQSAAKEIGSVDPAIDPTSRHGLPGV is encoded by the coding sequence ATGGGAGTAGCTGCCGGAGCCTTTGTGCTGATCGTCTTGATCATCCTGGGCGTCACCATCGTGCTGAAGTCCGTGGCTCTGGTCCCGCAGGCGGAGGCCGCGGTGATCGAGCGTCTGGGGCGGTATTCGAAGACCGTCAGCGGCCAGTTGACCATTCTGGTGCCGTTTGTCGACCGCATCCGGGCCAAGGTTGATCTGCGTGAACGGGTGGTGTCGTTCCCGCCCCAGCCGGTCATCACCGAGGACAACCTGACGGTGAATATCGATACCGTCGTCTACTTCCAGGTCACCAATCCACAGGCCGCAGTCTACGAGATCAGCAACTACATCGTGGGTGTCGAGCAGCTGACCACCACCACGCTGCGCAACGTGGTCGGCGGCATGACCCTGGAGCAGACGCTGACCTCGCGCGATCAGATCAACGGCCAATTGCGCGGGGTGCTCGACGAGGCGACGGGACGCTGGGGACTGCGGGTGGCCCGGGTCGAACTGCGCTCCATCGACCCCCCGCCTTCGGTGCAGGAATCGATGGAAAAGCAGATGAAGGCCGACCGCGAGAAGCGCGCCATGATCTTGAACGCGGAGGGTGTGCGCGAGGCCTCCATCAAGCAGGCCGAGGGTGCCAAGCAGTCGCAGATCTTAGCGGCCGAGGGTGCCAAGCAGGCGGCGATTCTCTCGGCAGAGGCCGATCGGCAGTCGCGCATCCTGCGGGCCGAGGGTGAGCGTGCCGCTCAATATCTGCAGGCTCAGGGCCAAGCCAAGGCCATCGAAAAGGTCTTCGCGGCAGTGAAGTCCGGCAAGCCCACACCAGAGTTGTTGGCATACCAGTACTTACAGACGCTGCCGAAGATGGCGCAGGGTGAGGCCAACAAGGTGTGGCTGATCCCCAGCGACTTCGGCTCGGCGCTGCAGGGCTTCACCAAGCTGCTGGGCGCGCCGGGCTCCGACGGTGTGTTCCGCTACGAACCCTCCCCGGTCGATGAAACATCAGAGCGTCCCGAGGACGACTCCGACGAGGTCGCCGGTTGGTTCGAGACCAAGACCACTCCGGAAGTCGCTGCGGCGCTTGCCGAGGCGCAATCGGCGGCCAAGGAAATCGGCTCGGTGGACCCGGCGATCGATCCGACGAGCCGTCACGGACTTCCCGGGGTATAG
- the meaB gene encoding methylmalonyl Co-A mutase-associated GTPase MeaB, which produces MSAPDDLAALIRSGDRSGLARAITLVESTRQDHRAQAQQLLLELSPDGGNALRVGITGVPGVGKSTTIEALGMYLIEQGHRVAVLAVDPSSTRTGGSILGDKTRMGRLSVHPDAYIRPSPTSGTLGGVAKATRETVVLLEAAGFDVILIETVGVGQSEVTVANMVDTFVFLTLARTGDQLQGIKKGVLELADLVVVNKADGEHAIEAKKAARELSGALRLIYPHDTLWRPPVLTMSALENNGVSEMWDTVLQHRKVLTEAGEFDARRRRQQVEWMWAMVRDAVLDRVLNAPDVKAVRAEVEQQVREGTLTPALAAERILSLGS; this is translated from the coding sequence ATGTCGGCACCTGACGATCTGGCTGCACTGATCCGGTCGGGAGACCGTTCGGGGTTGGCCCGAGCCATCACCTTGGTGGAGTCGACTCGCCAAGACCATCGTGCGCAGGCCCAGCAGCTGCTGCTGGAGCTGTCTCCTGACGGTGGAAATGCGCTGCGGGTCGGGATCACCGGCGTGCCCGGGGTGGGCAAGTCGACCACCATCGAGGCTCTCGGGATGTACCTCATCGAACAGGGACACCGCGTAGCAGTGCTGGCGGTCGATCCGTCGTCCACGCGCACCGGCGGTTCGATCCTGGGCGACAAGACCCGAATGGGTCGGCTCTCGGTACATCCCGATGCATACATTCGGCCCTCGCCGACTTCGGGGACGCTCGGCGGGGTGGCCAAGGCGACCCGGGAAACGGTGGTGCTGCTGGAAGCCGCCGGGTTCGACGTCATCCTGATCGAGACCGTCGGCGTCGGCCAGTCCGAGGTCACCGTCGCCAACATGGTGGACACCTTTGTCTTCCTCACGTTGGCGCGCACCGGAGATCAGCTGCAGGGCATCAAGAAGGGCGTGCTGGAGCTTGCCGATCTGGTCGTGGTGAACAAGGCTGACGGTGAGCACGCAATCGAGGCCAAGAAGGCCGCTCGGGAGTTGTCGGGTGCGTTACGTCTGATCTATCCGCATGACACCCTGTGGCGTCCACCGGTTCTCACCATGAGCGCACTGGAGAACAACGGTGTGTCCGAGATGTGGGACACCGTGCTGCAACACCGCAAGGTGCTGACCGAGGCGGGGGAGTTCGATGCCAGACGTCGCCGCCAGCAGGTGGAGTGGATGTGGGCGATGGTGCGCGATGCGGTGCTGGATCGGGTGCTCAACGCACCCGATGTCAAGGCGGTGCGTGCAGAAGTCGAGCAGCAGGTACGCGAGGGCACCCTCACACCCGCCCTTGCTGCCGAGCGCATTCTGTCGCTGGGTTCCTAG